From the genome of Argentina anserina chromosome 4, drPotAnse1.1, whole genome shotgun sequence, one region includes:
- the LOC126791121 gene encoding diacylglycerol O-acyltransferase 3, producing the protein MEVSGLVSRQIPYYSGTGTHARTSKDSFSGDVHFPGRNEYGVSLRSRRVDVNSGFCDMWHVGYYYSGPRCGGGSKKEKEIKKKKLKSVKGLSELSASSQIRTGLDPGEGLGSQAPEKLISEGAEALLQQLEQLRAQEKELKKKNKELKARLKVERMKTMKDCDSSSSLSSSESSESECGEVIDMNSLRGEILAQPILEGLQPSAQEGVALLTHPSLVSTIQENRSCNGTSTSCGSDDSVGPNNNASSSSIMEASVATEIEVCMGKKCKTSGGVELLEEFERLMGVQGSVVGCKCMGKCKNGPNVRVLNSVDGIESEEGIEDSVRNPTNPLYIGVGLEDVSLIVASLMGETNKDLGLASAT; encoded by the exons ATGGAGGTCTCCGGATTGGTTTCCCGCCAAATTCCGTACTATTCCGGCACAGGAACCCATGCCCGGACATCGAAGGATTCGTTTTCCGGCGACGTCCACTTTCCGGGTCGGAATGAATACGGAGTGAGTTTGAGGAGCAGAAGGGTTGATGTGAATTCTGGGTTTTGCGATATGTGGCATGTGGGGTATTATTATTCGGGTCCGAGATGCGGTGGTGGTAgtaagaaggagaaggagatcaagaagaagaagttgaaGTCGGTTAAAGGCTTATCGGAGCTGTCTGCGTCTTCTCAGATCCGTACTGGGTTGGATCCTGGGGAGGGATTGGGATCTCAAGCTCCGGAGAAGCTGATTTCG GAGGGTGCAGAGGCATTGCTACAGCAATTAGAACAGCTAAGAGCTCAGGAGAAGgagttgaagaaaaaaaataaagaattgaaGGCGAGGCTCAAGGTAGAGCGGATGAAGACCATGAAGGACTGTGATTCATCATCTTCGTTGTCTTCGTCTGAGTCGAGTGAGAGTGAATGTGGGGAGGTGATCGACATGAACAGCCtgagaggtgaaattcttgcaCAACCGATATTAGAGGGCTTGCAGCCATCGGCTCAAGAAGGGGTGGCATTGTTGACTCACCCGAGTTTGGTATCAACAATTCAAGAAAATAGAAGCTGCAATGGAACTAGTACTAGTTGTGGCAGCGATGATAGTGTTGGTCCTAACAATAATGCTTCAAGTAGCTCAATTATGGAAGCATCTGTTGCGACAGAGATTGAAGTATGCATGGGCAAGAAATGCAAGACATCAGGAGGTGTAGAATTGTTAGAGGAATTCGAGAGGTTAATGGGTGTCCAAGGTAGTGTTGTTGGGTGCAAGTGTATGGGAAAATGCAAAAATGGTCCGAATGTGAGGGTCTTAAACTCCGTAGATGGGATCGAATCTGAAGAAGGAATAGAGGACTCTGTAAGGAATCCCACTAATCCTTTGTACATTGGAGTTGGCCTGGAAGATGTGAGCCTTATTGTGGCCAGCTTAATGGGGGAAACCAACAAGGATTTGGGGCTTGCCTCTGCAACCTAG
- the LOC126790248 gene encoding proline--tRNA ligase, cytoplasmic, with translation MSDTAGKKPNSNAKANAKVKVKGGGGGGKKKEVKKETGLGLTKKKDENFGDWYSEAVVHGEMIEYYDISGCYILRPWTMAIWEIMQTFFDAEIKKMKIKNCYFPLFVSPAVLEKEKDHIEGFAPEVAWVTKSGKSELEVPIAIRPTSETVMYPYYSKWIRGHRDLPLKLNQWCNVVRWEFSNPTPFIRSREFLWQEGHTAFATKEEADQEVLEILELYRRIYEEFLAIPVVKGKKSENEKFAGGLYTTSVEAFVPNTGRGVQGATSHCLGQNFAKMFDITFENEKGEKAMIWQNSWAYSTRTIGVMVMVHGDDKGLVLPPKVASVQAIVVPVPFKDADTKAIFDACLKTVEELTEAGLRVEADLRDNYSPGWKYSHWELKGVPLRIEIGPKDLEKKQVRLVRRDNSAKVDIPMADLVKEVKDTLDQIQQNLFDVAKQKRDASIQIARTWDEFTTALGEKKLILAPWCDEQAVEEDVKVRTKGEIGAAKSLCSPFDQPELPEGTLCFASGKPATKWTYWGRSY, from the exons ATGTCTGACACCGCCGGCAAGAAGCCCAATTCCAATGCCAAGGCTAATGCTAAGGTGAAGGTCAAaggtggaggtggtg gtgggaagaagaaggaggTGAAGAAAGAAACCGGGCTTGGGTTGACTAAGAAGAAGGATGAGAATTTCGGGGACTGGTATTCGGAG GCTGTTGTTCACGGCGAGATGATTGAGTACTATGACATCTCTGGGTGTTATATTTTGAGGCCATGGACAATGGCGATATGGGAGATCATGCAA ACATTCTTCGATGcggaaattaagaaaatgaagattaagaattGCTACTTTCCATTGTTCGTCTCCCCTGCTGTTCTGGAAAAAGAGAAGGATCATATAGAGGGATTTGCTCCTGAG GTTGCTTGGGTTACAAAGTCTGGAAAATCTGAGTTGGAAGTACCTATTGCAATCCGTCCAACTAGTGAGACTGTTATGTATCCTTATTACTCAAAGTGGATTAGGGGACACCGTGACTTACCATTGAAGTTAAATCAGTGGTGCAATGTAGTTCGGTGGGAGTTTAGCAATCCCACTCCATTTATCAG GAGTCGGGAATTTCTTTGGCAAGAAGGCCACACAGCTTTTGCAACAAAGGAAGAGGCAGATCAAGAG GTCCTCGAGATATTGGAGTTGTACAGGAGGATATATGAGGAGTTTTTGGCAATTCCAGTTGTGAAGGGAAAAAAGAGTGAGAATGAGAAATTTGCTGGTGGTCTGTACACCACAAGTGTGGAG GCTTTTGTTCCAAATACTGGTCGCGGTGTCCAAGGCGCCACTTCACATTGTTTGGGTCAAAACTTTGCTAAAATGTTTGACATCACCTTCgaaaatgaaaagggagaaaaaGCAATGATTTGGCAAAACTCTTGGGCTTATAGTACTCGAACG atTGGAGTGATGGTAATGGTGCACGGAGATGACAAGGGCTTGGTATTGCCACCAAAGGTAGCATCTGTCCAGGCCATAGTGGTTCCAGTGCCTTTCAAGGATGCTGATACAAAAGCTATATTTGATGCCTGCTTGAAAACTGTAGAGGAATTGACTGAAGCTGGACTTCGTGTTGAGGCTGATTTGAGGGACAATTACTCGCCTGGTTGGAAGTATTCGCACTGGGAACTGAAAGGTGTTCCCCTACGGATTGAAATTGGACCAAAGGATTTGGAGAAGAAACAA GTACGCTTGGTTCGGCGTGACAATTCTGCAAAAGTGGACATTCCTATGGCTGACTTGGTGAAGGAAGTGAAAGACACTCTTgatcaaattcaacaaaatctCTTTGATGttgcaaaacaaaaaagagatGCTTCTATTCAGATTGCAAGAACATGGGATGAGTTCACAACTGCCTTGGGCGAAAAGAAACTGATTTTGGCTCCATGGTGCGATGAACAG GCGGTAGAAGAAGATGTGAAGGTGCGAACAAAGGGTGAAATTGGAGCAGCAAAATCACTCTGCTCGCCATTTGACCAGCCCGAACTCCCTGAAG GAACACTATGCTTTGCATCTGGAAAGCCCGCAACGAAATGGACATACTGGGGCAGGAGTTACTAG
- the LOC126790153 gene encoding uncharacterized protein LOC126790153 isoform X1: protein MDFAADDGDEWNFSAEELDSLERDALQKLSLQRVNSASTCSSSSSFNHHHHHHHPHQPLPFTTAAARSNAFQGSIPKSFPNQVPPLPPLSPGARALPSSVNPVERKLTVKFFLHATGNIAAKFSYDQAVVAAFRKIPKAAWYAKERLWMFPVSSLSSAEKVLCEVSGVNVEVENLDPLVNRAIAAVSVVPDIRDLYDRIPSSIESKLLEFQREGVRFILQHGGRALLADEMGLGKTLQAIAVASCIRESWPVLILTPSSLRLQWASMIQQWMNIPPSDILVVLSQSGGSNRAGYTLVSSSSKGTIHLAGLINIISYDIVPKLQNLLMASDFKVVIADESHFLKNAQAKRTTASLPVIKKARYAMLLSGTPALSRPIELFKQLEALYPDVYKNVHEYGKRYCQGGTFGVYQGASNHEELHNLMKATVMIRRLKNDVLSELPVKRRQQVFLDLAEKDMKQINALFRELEVVKLKIKACKSKEEVDSLKFMEKNLINKIYTDSAEAKIPAVLDYLGTVIEAGCKFLIFAHHQSMIDAIYQFLLKKKVSCIRIDGSIPTVERQAYVTQFQEKDSVKAAVLSIKAGGVGLTLTAASTVLFAELSWTPGDLIQAEDRAHRIGQVSSVNVYYLLANDTVDDIIWDVVQSKLENLGQMLDGHENSLEVSASQPRSSPAKQKTLDSFLKVSTSQPQFSPGKQKTLDSFLKRCNNSEEQENEPKSKYQRQ from the exons ATGGATTTCGCCGCCGACGACGGCGACGAATGGAATTTCAGCGCCGAAGAGCTTGACTCTCTGGAAAGAGACGCTCTCCAGAAACTCTCTCTGCAACGCGTCAACTCCGCTTCCACttgttcctcttcttcttccttcaaccaccaccaccaccaccaccacccgcACCAGCCTTTACCTTTCACCACCGCGGCCGCCAGAAGTAATGCCTTCCAAGGCTCAATTCCCAAGTCTTTTCCTAACCAG GTGCCACCGCTGCCGCCTTTGTCTCCTGGAGCCAGAGCATTACCTTCTTCTGTAAACCCTG TTGAACGGAAGCTcacggtcaaattttttcttcATGCTACTGGAAACATTGCTGCAAAATTTTCTTATGACCAG GCGGTTGTAGCTGCTTTCCGCAAGATTCCCAAAGCTGCATGGTATGCAAAAGAAAG GTTATGGATGTTTCCTGTGTCTTCTTTGTCTTCAGCAGAAAAAGTTCTCTGTGAAGTATCGGGAGTTAATGTTGAG GTAGAGAATTTAGATCCCTTAGTCAACCGGGCCATCGCTGCTGTGTCTGTTGTTCCAGATATTCGAG ACCTGTATGACAGGATACCTAGCTCTATTGAATCAAAGCTCTTGGAATTTCAACGAGAAGGTGTAAG GTTTATCTTGCAGCATGGAGGGCGTGCACTCCTTGCTGATGAAATGGGACTGGGAAAGACTTTACAG GCTATTGCTGTGGCTTCCTGCATTCGTGAATCATGGCCTGTTCTTATACTCACACCATCTTCCTTGCGTCTGCAATGGGCTTCT ATGATTCAACAATGGATGAACATTCCTCCATCAGATATACTG GTTGTTTTGTCTCAAAGTGGGGGTTCAAACCGAGCTGGATATACATTAGTATCCTCAAGTTCCAAAGGGACAATTCATCTTGCTGGCCTAATTAACATCATCTCTTATGACATAGTCCCCAAATTACAGAATCTGCTGATGGCATCAGATTTTAAG GTTGTGATTGCAGATGAATCGCATTTTTTGAAAAATGCTCAAGCAAAGAGGACAACTGCTTCCCTGCCTGTCATCAAG AAGGCTCGATATGCAATGCTGTTAAGTGGAACTCCTGCATTGTCCCGACCGATCGAACTATTTAAGCAG CTGGAAGCCTTGTATCCTGATGTTTACAAAAATGTCCATGAATATGGCAAACGATATTGTCAGGGT ggAACATTTGGAGTGTATCAAGGTGCAAGTAACCATGAAGAATTGCATAATTTGATGAAGGCTACAGTGATGATTCGTAGACTTAAAAATGATGTACTCTCTGAACTTCCTGTAAAGCGCAGACAACAG GTCTTCTTAGATTTGGCTGAAAAGGACATGAAACAAATCAACGCTTTATTTCGTGAG TTGGAGGTGGTAAAGCTGAAAATTAAGGCCTGCAAATCAAAAGAAGAAGTCGATTCGCTTAAATTTATGGAAAAGAATCTTATCAATAAG atttATACTGATTCAGCTGAGGCCAAGATCCCAGCAGTTCTGGATTACCTGGGAACCGTCATTGAG GCTGGTTGCAAGTTTCTAATATTTgcacatcatcaatcaatgaTCGATGCAATATATCAGTTTCTTCTG AAGAAGAAAGTGAGTTGCATTCGAATTGATGGCAGTATACCTACAGTTGAGAGGCAAGCATATGTTACacaatttcaagaaaaagATTCTGTCAAGGCAGCAGTG CTATCTATCAAGGCCGGAGGTGTGGGTTTAACTTTAACAGCTGCAAGCACTGTATTATTTGCAGAATTGTCGTGGACTCCTGGTGACCTTATTCAAGCTGAAGATCGTGCTCACAGGATTGGCCAG GTGTCTTCAGTCAATGTGTACTACCTTCTAGCAAACGACACAGTTGATGACATCATATG GGATGTTGTTCAGAGCAAGTTGGAAAATCTGGGACAG ATGCTGGATGGCCATGAGAATTCATTGGAAGTTTCAGCCAGCCAGCCACGCAGTAGCCCTGCAAAGCAGAAGACACTCGACTCtttcttaaaagtttcaaccaGCCAGCCACAATTCAGCCCAGGAAAACAGAAAACACTTGATTCTTTCTTGAAGCGTTGCAATAACAGTGAAGAGCAAGAAAATGAACCGAAATCTAAATACCAGAGGCAGTAA
- the LOC126790153 gene encoding uncharacterized protein LOC126790153 isoform X2 gives MDFAADDGDEWNFSAEELDSLERDALQKLSLQRVNSASTCSSSSSFNHHHHHHHPHQPLPFTTAAARSNAFQGSIPKSFPNQVPPLPPLSPGARALPSSVNPVERKLTVKFFLHATGNIAAKFSYDQAVVAAFRKIPKAAWYAKERLWMFPVSSLSSAEKVLCEVSGVNVEVENLDPLVNRAIAAVSVVPDIRDLYDRIPSSIESKLLEFQREGVRFILQHGGRALLADEMGLGKTLQAIAVASCIRESWPVLILTPSSLRLQWASMIQQWMNIPPSDILVVLSQSGGSNRAGYTLVSSSSKGTIHLAGLINIISYDIVPKLQNLLMASDFKVVIADESHFLKNAQAKRTTASLPVIKARYAMLLSGTPALSRPIELFKQLEALYPDVYKNVHEYGKRYCQGGTFGVYQGASNHEELHNLMKATVMIRRLKNDVLSELPVKRRQQVFLDLAEKDMKQINALFRELEVVKLKIKACKSKEEVDSLKFMEKNLINKIYTDSAEAKIPAVLDYLGTVIEAGCKFLIFAHHQSMIDAIYQFLLKKKVSCIRIDGSIPTVERQAYVTQFQEKDSVKAAVLSIKAGGVGLTLTAASTVLFAELSWTPGDLIQAEDRAHRIGQVSSVNVYYLLANDTVDDIIWDVVQSKLENLGQMLDGHENSLEVSASQPRSSPAKQKTLDSFLKVSTSQPQFSPGKQKTLDSFLKRCNNSEEQENEPKSKYQRQ, from the exons ATGGATTTCGCCGCCGACGACGGCGACGAATGGAATTTCAGCGCCGAAGAGCTTGACTCTCTGGAAAGAGACGCTCTCCAGAAACTCTCTCTGCAACGCGTCAACTCCGCTTCCACttgttcctcttcttcttccttcaaccaccaccaccaccaccaccacccgcACCAGCCTTTACCTTTCACCACCGCGGCCGCCAGAAGTAATGCCTTCCAAGGCTCAATTCCCAAGTCTTTTCCTAACCAG GTGCCACCGCTGCCGCCTTTGTCTCCTGGAGCCAGAGCATTACCTTCTTCTGTAAACCCTG TTGAACGGAAGCTcacggtcaaattttttcttcATGCTACTGGAAACATTGCTGCAAAATTTTCTTATGACCAG GCGGTTGTAGCTGCTTTCCGCAAGATTCCCAAAGCTGCATGGTATGCAAAAGAAAG GTTATGGATGTTTCCTGTGTCTTCTTTGTCTTCAGCAGAAAAAGTTCTCTGTGAAGTATCGGGAGTTAATGTTGAG GTAGAGAATTTAGATCCCTTAGTCAACCGGGCCATCGCTGCTGTGTCTGTTGTTCCAGATATTCGAG ACCTGTATGACAGGATACCTAGCTCTATTGAATCAAAGCTCTTGGAATTTCAACGAGAAGGTGTAAG GTTTATCTTGCAGCATGGAGGGCGTGCACTCCTTGCTGATGAAATGGGACTGGGAAAGACTTTACAG GCTATTGCTGTGGCTTCCTGCATTCGTGAATCATGGCCTGTTCTTATACTCACACCATCTTCCTTGCGTCTGCAATGGGCTTCT ATGATTCAACAATGGATGAACATTCCTCCATCAGATATACTG GTTGTTTTGTCTCAAAGTGGGGGTTCAAACCGAGCTGGATATACATTAGTATCCTCAAGTTCCAAAGGGACAATTCATCTTGCTGGCCTAATTAACATCATCTCTTATGACATAGTCCCCAAATTACAGAATCTGCTGATGGCATCAGATTTTAAG GTTGTGATTGCAGATGAATCGCATTTTTTGAAAAATGCTCAAGCAAAGAGGACAACTGCTTCCCTGCCTGTCATCAAG GCTCGATATGCAATGCTGTTAAGTGGAACTCCTGCATTGTCCCGACCGATCGAACTATTTAAGCAG CTGGAAGCCTTGTATCCTGATGTTTACAAAAATGTCCATGAATATGGCAAACGATATTGTCAGGGT ggAACATTTGGAGTGTATCAAGGTGCAAGTAACCATGAAGAATTGCATAATTTGATGAAGGCTACAGTGATGATTCGTAGACTTAAAAATGATGTACTCTCTGAACTTCCTGTAAAGCGCAGACAACAG GTCTTCTTAGATTTGGCTGAAAAGGACATGAAACAAATCAACGCTTTATTTCGTGAG TTGGAGGTGGTAAAGCTGAAAATTAAGGCCTGCAAATCAAAAGAAGAAGTCGATTCGCTTAAATTTATGGAAAAGAATCTTATCAATAAG atttATACTGATTCAGCTGAGGCCAAGATCCCAGCAGTTCTGGATTACCTGGGAACCGTCATTGAG GCTGGTTGCAAGTTTCTAATATTTgcacatcatcaatcaatgaTCGATGCAATATATCAGTTTCTTCTG AAGAAGAAAGTGAGTTGCATTCGAATTGATGGCAGTATACCTACAGTTGAGAGGCAAGCATATGTTACacaatttcaagaaaaagATTCTGTCAAGGCAGCAGTG CTATCTATCAAGGCCGGAGGTGTGGGTTTAACTTTAACAGCTGCAAGCACTGTATTATTTGCAGAATTGTCGTGGACTCCTGGTGACCTTATTCAAGCTGAAGATCGTGCTCACAGGATTGGCCAG GTGTCTTCAGTCAATGTGTACTACCTTCTAGCAAACGACACAGTTGATGACATCATATG GGATGTTGTTCAGAGCAAGTTGGAAAATCTGGGACAG ATGCTGGATGGCCATGAGAATTCATTGGAAGTTTCAGCCAGCCAGCCACGCAGTAGCCCTGCAAAGCAGAAGACACTCGACTCtttcttaaaagtttcaaccaGCCAGCCACAATTCAGCCCAGGAAAACAGAAAACACTTGATTCTTTCTTGAAGCGTTGCAATAACAGTGAAGAGCAAGAAAATGAACCGAAATCTAAATACCAGAGGCAGTAA